The nucleotide sequence GAACGACTGGCCGGCGGGTCGACGACGGTCGGTGAGGCGACCCGCGACTTCGACGTGTCCAAGCCGGCCATCACCAAGCACCTCAAGGTGCTCGAGGAGGCCGGCGTGGTGACCCGCGTGGTCGACGGGCGTACGCATCGTCTCGAGCTCGAGATGACGAAGCTCGCCGAGCCCGGCGAGTGGATCGCGGCACAGCGGACTCGCTGGGAGCGACTCTTCGACGTCGTCGGCGACTACCTCGACGAGCGCAAGGAGAGCAGATGAGCGACTCGCCTGACCGCGCGCCGGCAGCGCTCCGGATCGTGCGGACCTTCGATGCGCCGGCCACGGCGGTGTTCGACGCGTGGACGAGCGAGGAGGTGCTGCGGCGCTGGTGGCGTCCCGAGCGCGACTGGGAGACTCCGGAGGCCGAGGTGGACCTCCGGATCGGCGGCCCCTTCCGGGTCACGATGCGCAATCCGCATGACGGCGCGGAGAACAGCGGTGGTGGCGAGTTCACCGACATCGACCGCCCTCATCGGCTCGCCTTCACGTGGACCTGGGACGACACGCCCGGCCGGCGGCAGTTCGGCCGCTGACCCCACCCATCAGGAGGAACGACGTGCTACTCGAGAACAAGAATGCGGTGATCTACGGAGCGGGCGGAGCCATCGGCGGTGCCGTTGCCCGCGCGTTCGCCAGGGAGGGGGCGAGGGTCTTTCTCGCCGGGCGCACCCTCGCCTCGCTCGAACCCGTGGCCGAGGAGATCGCCGCCGCGGGCGGAACGGCCGAGACGGCTCAGCTCGACGCCCTCGATCGAGAGCGGGTGGACGAGCACCTGGACGCGGTGGTGGCGACGGCCGGCCGGACGTCTCGCTGAACGCCATCTCGATCCGCGACGTTCAGGGAGTTCCACTCCTGCAGATGTCGCTCGATGACTTCTCCAGCCCGATCACGACCGGGACCACAGCACATTTCGTGACGGCGACGGCGGCGGCTCGGCACATGACCGAGCAGGGGTCAGGCGTCATCCTGACGCTGTCCACCTCAGCGGCGCAGCTGTCCGGGCGAGACCTGCGCTATCACCACGTCGGCGGCTTCGGAACGGCCTGCGCGGCCATCGAGGCATTCTCCCGAACCCTGGCCGGGGAGGTCGGACCCGCGGGTGTCCGCGTCGTCTGCCTGCGACCGGACGCGATCCCGGAGACCTGGCCCGAGGGGTTCCAGGAGCAGGTGTTCGACCACGGAGCGGATCCGCAACGCGCCCAGGCCGGTGGCGCCGGCGCTTCTACGAGACGAAGCTCGGTCTCTCGGCCGAGGAGCAGCCTGACGAGAGCCGCGTCTATCCGTGCGGCGACGGCAGCTCGCTGCACGTGTATCTCTCGCCCGCCCACGCCGGCAAGGCGACCGCGACGCTGGCCACCTGGACCGTGCCCGACGTTGCGGAGATGGTCGCCGAGCTCACCGCCGGCGGCGTCACCTTCGAACGCTACGACGATCCCGCACTGGCATCCGACGCGCAGGGCGTCCACGACTTCGGTGCTGGGCGCGTCGCCTGGTTCAAGGATCCCGACGGCAACACGTTCGCCCTCGAGCAGTAGCCGCCGAGGTCAGTCGACGGCGACGACCGTCGTGCTGGAGGTGGCGGCGTAGCCGACCAGGCCGAGGTACGGGACGCCGGGCTCGAGTCCGGTCCATGCGACCGTCACGTCGGCGGGCTCGCCGGCGCGGGCCGGCAGCGGGTCGGGCGAGACCGTCGCGGTGCCGGTTGCGTCCGCTCCGACGGCGAAGGTGCGCAGGCTGAAGTCGACCGCCGACCCGTCCGGGCTGGAGAACATGTGGACGAGGGCCTGGTAGGTCCCCGGCTCGGGCGCGGTCAGGTCGACCCGTTCGCTGGCCGCGCCGGTCGCCCCGTTGACCGGCAGTTCGGCGCCGTCGGGACCGTAGACGTACAGGTCGTAGTCGGCCGACTCCTGCGCGGCGACGAGGTCGAACCGGGCCAGCGTCGTGCCCTCCGGCACCTCGAACTCCACCAACCGCGACGACGTGTTGCCGGCCGGGTCGGGCGCCTCGCCCGGGGTCAGTGAGCCGTCCGTGACGTCGCCCGGCGCCAGGCCGCGCAGCGTGAGGTCCACGTCGCCGGTCGTCGACGTCGTCACCGGGTAGGTCACCGAGCCGTCGGCGCCGGTCCCGGCCACCTCCGCCGGCGCGGCGACGGCGACCGGGCGGGCCACGATCGGGCTGCGCACCGTCGTCCCGCCGCCGCTCCAGGTCAGCGTGCCGTGCGCGTACTCGTCCAGCGCCGCGCGGGTGCGCGTGAGCGTGACCTCGAACGTCTTGCTCTGACCGGGCCGGCCGAAGTACAGCACCGACGGCGTGACCCGCGCGGTGAAGCCGGGCACGTCGACGGTGGCGCGGTACAGCCCGGGCGTGACGGCGATGACGGTGCGGGTGACGGTCTGCCGCCCGGCCAGCGCGCCGATCGCGATGGACGGCTGGTTGAGGTCGGACGGGTCGATCGGCTCGACGCCGGGGATGCCGCTGTCCTCGCCGGTGCCTTCCAGGAACGCCAGCCAGTCGGCGGTGCCGGACTCGTAGACCAGGCCGGGGTCGAGGAACCGGGCCGGGTCGACGTGCCCCGCGCCGGCGTGGAACCGGTCGCGGTCGGGCGCGCCGGAGGCGACGACCAGGTCGTAGGCCGTCGTCATCATCGCCGACCTGATCGCCGGCGCCGACCACTCCGGGTGCTCCGCCCGGATCAGCGCGGCCAGCCCGGCGACGTGCGGCGACGCCATCGACGTGCCGGAGAGGAAGTCGAAGTCGTTGCCGTTGTGCGGCCCCGGCGCGACCGCCGCGAGCACGTCGACGCCCGGCGCGGAGAGGTCCGGCTTGAGCAGGTCGCCGCCGTTGGCCAGCGCCGGACCGCGGGCGGAGAACCCGGCCAGCACCGGCTTCGGCGTCGGCGGCAGGTCCGTCCGGTCGCCGGTCAGCAGCGCCGCGGTGGCGCCGTCGGCGGCCGCGTACTCCCGGACCGCCGCGGCGTCCTCGGCCCCGACGTGCACCGTCGGGAGCGCGTGGAAGTCGGCGTTCAGCGTCTCGGCCGGGTCCAGGTTGCCGAGCACGACGCCGACGCCGCTGGCCCGCCGCACCTCGGCCGACTTCGCCACCCGGTCGTAGACGCCGCGGTCGCAGATCACGACGGCACCGGCGGCGGCAGCGGCGTCCAGCGACGACGGCGCGCACAGCGCGGCCTCGTCAGGCTCGACGCCGTCCGCCGCGATGTCGCGCGCGTAGACCAGCGGGGTCTGCTCCGGGACGCCGGCGTCGCTGATCATCGAGCCGCGGAAGCGCCGCCCGTCGCCCAGCTCGATGGTGCCCTCGTAGATCTGGTGCGTGCTGGCCGCGACGGTCGTGACCCACGGGCTGTTGTGCGCGACGGTCGACGCGCCCGGCCCGGAGTTCCCCGCCGACACTGCCACGAAGATGTTCGCCGACGCCGCGGAGAGGAAGGCCAGCTCGACCGGGTCGACCAGCGTGTCGGTGGCGCCGGAGATCGAGTAGTTGATGACGTCGACGCCGTCGAGGATCGCCTGGTCGATGGCGGCGACGGAGTCGGACGGGTAGCAGCCGCCGGTCTCCGCGTCGTCGTCCTGCCAGCACACCTTGTACGCCGCGATCGACGCGCCCGGCGCCATGCCCGACCCGGCGCCGAACTGGCGGCCGTTCACCGACATCGGCACGCCGTGGTTCCCGGCCGCCGTGCTGGCGGTGTGGCTGCCGTGGCCGTCGCCGTCGCGGGTGGACAGGTGCTCGTTCGGGTCGCCGTGCTCCGGCGGCACGTTGGCGACGAAGCCGTCCTCGTAGTAGCGGGCCGAGACGAGCTTGCCGTTGCACAGGTCCGCGGTCCAGTTCTCGCCGGGCTCGCACGCGCCGGTGAACGTGTCGCCGTTCGCCTTGCGCACCGCCGTGCCGGTGTCGGACGTCCGGTAGGCGACGCCGACCTCGCCGGTGGGGCGGTCGCCCAGCTCCGGCCCGGTGAACGACGCGTTCTCCGGCCAGATGCCGGTGTCGATGACGCCGACGACGACGCCCTGCCCGGCCTCGGTCGTCCCGCCGAGCGCCGCCCACACGCCGTCGTCACCGGTCAGCCCCAGGAACTCCGGCGAGGCGACGGTGTCGGCGGCGCGCGGCGTGTCGGGCACGACGGCGAGCACCTGCGGGTCGGCGGCCAGCTCGGCGGCCTGCGCCGCGGTCAGCTCGGCGGCGAACCCGTTCACCGCGACCGTGTACTGGTACAGCGGCTCGGCGCCGACGCCGTCGGCCAGCTCGTCCTGCCGCGCGTCGAGATGCGCCCGGTAGTCGCGGACCGCGCGGTCGCCGGCCCGCAGCCGCTCGCCGTCACCGGGCGCCGTCGCCGCGAGCCCGCGCACCCCGCCCTCGTAGCCGGCCGCCGGCGACCCCGTCAGCACGACGACATAGGAGCCGTCGGCGAAGTCGCGGGGCGACGGCGGCGCCAGGCCGCCCGGTGCGGCGACGGCGGTCGAGGCGGCGGCCAGGGCGGCGGCGCTCGCGAGCGCGACGACGAGGCGGGTGCGGCGGGGCGGGTGCGCCACGGGCGTCCTCCGGGGAGTGGTGACATTCGTCATGGTCAGGCCCCGCATCGGTCATCGAGGCCGGTGACATCGCCCACCGGACATGGCCGCGTGCCCCGGCCACGATGGGTTCATGAGAGAGATCGAACCATCCGCGGGGCCGCGAGGAGGCCGGAATGGCTGACGTTGTCGAGGTCTCCGACGTGCGCCGCAGCTTCGGCGACTACGAGGCCGTGCGGGGCGTGACGTTCACCGTCGCGCGCGGCGAGCTGTTCGCGCTGCTCGGCACGAACGGTGCCGGGAAGACGTCCACCCTCGAGGTGGTCGAGGGGCTGGCCCGGCCGAGCGGCGGCTGGATCCGGGTGCTCGGCCGCGACCCCTACGCCGACCGGGCCGCGGTGCGGCCGCGGATCGGCGTCATGCTGCAGCAGGGCGGCTTCCCGGCCGACCTCACGGTGACGGAGACGGCGGTGATGTGGGCGGGGACGCTCACCGCGCCGCGGCCGGTCGCCGAGGCGCTGGAGCTGGTCGACCTCGCCCACCGCGCCGGAGTCCCGGTGAAGCAGCTGTCCGGCGGTGAGCGGCGCCGGCTCGACCTCGCGGTGGCCGTCCTGGGCCGGCCGGACGTGCTGTTCCTCGACGAGCCGACCACCGGGCTGGACCCGGAGAGCCGCCGCAACACCTGGCAGCTGGTCCGTCAGCTGCTCGAGGACGGCGTCACCGTGCTGCTGACCACCCACTATCTCGACGAGGCCGAGGAGCTGGCCGACCGGCTGGCGATCATGCACCGCGGCCGGATCGTCCGCACCGGCACCGTCGCCGAGGTGGTCGCGTCGCAGCCGGCGACGGTGGCGTTCGCGCTGCCGCCGGCGGTGACCCGCGACCGGCTGCCCGAGCTGCCCGGGACGTTGGTCCTCGACCACGGCGGCCGGGTCGAGCTGCACACCGACACGATGCAGGCGACGCTCACCGGGCTGTTGCTGTGGGCCCGCGAGCACGGCGTCGAGCTGCGCGACCTGTCGGCCCGGCCGGCATCGCTGGAGCAGGCGTTCCTGGCGGTGGCGTCCTCGGAGCCCGATGCGCAGGCCGAGCGAGCGGAGGTGGCGGCATGAGCGCCCTGACGTTGTCCGGAACGCCTCGCCGCGTGCGGTCGCTGGCGGTCGCCGAGCTGAAGCTGCTGGTCCGCAACCGGACCGCCGTGTTCACCGCCGTCGGGCTGCCGGTGCTGTCGGTGCTCGGGCTCAACGCGATCGGCATCGGCGAGGAGGGCGACGTTCCGGTCGCGGCGCTGGCCGTGATCATGCTGGCCGGGTTCTCGCTGCTCTACGTCGTCTACTACAACCTGGTGACGGCGTACGTGGCGCGCCGCGAGGAGCACGTGCTGAAGCGGCTGCGGGTCGGCGAGCTGACCGACGCGGAGATCCTGGCCGGCACCGCGCTGCCGTCGGTGGTCGTTGCGGTCGTGCAGATCGTGCTGACGTGGGCGGTCGCGGCGGTGGCGTTCGGCATCGACCTGCCGGTGAACGCCGTGCTGATCCTGGCCGGCCTGCTGGTGGGCGTCGTGGTGTTCGTGCTGCTGGCGGCGGTGTCGACGACGTTCACGCGCAACGTCGAGACCGCTCAGCTGAGCACGTTGCCGCTGCTGTTCGCCTGCATGATCTTCTCCGGCATCATCGGGCCGCGCGACTCGCTGCCCGAGGGCGTGCAGGCGGTAGCGCAGCTGCTGCCGCTGAGCCCCCTCGTCGACCTGATCCGGCTCGGGCTGAGCGGGGTGGCGCCCGACGGCGACACCGTCGACTTCGCGGCGAGCTGGACCGAGGCGGCGGTGCCGGCCGTGATCGCGGTGGCGTGGGTCGGCCTGGGCGTGTGGGCGGTGCGCCGCTGGTTCCGGTGGGAGCCGCGGAGCTGAGGGGTCCGTGACAAGCTGATGTCCGTGTCGACGGTCACCCGGTGGTGGGAGCGGCGGAGCGAGCTGCAGCGCTTCGACCTCTACACCCGCGGGACGCTGTACTCCATGCTGGCCGCCTCGCCGCTGGCCGGGCTGTTCCTCGCGTCGGCCGGCACCGGCGGCCCGTCCGCGCCGGCCGTCCTGACCTTCATCGCCGTGTTGGCCGGGCAGGCCGCCGTCGCGTTCATGGTCCTGCGGGCCGGCCTCGAGTGGTTCCTCGGCCGCGGGCCATGGCCGTACCGGTGGACTGTCGCCCTGCTGGTCGCGACGGTGGCCGCCGCGGGCGCGGCGCTCGCGGTGTTCGGCTGGGACGCGCCGCCCGAACCGGGCGTCACCGACGGCGTCGTCACGGCCTTCGCGATCGTGCTGGCCGCCGGCATCGCGGTCGGCGCGCTGACCACGCGGATCGCGAGCCCGCAGCTCATGGTGCTGGCGTCGGTCATCGGCGGCGCCGTGGTCGTTGCCGGGCTGCTGAGCGACTGGCCGCGGCAGAGCGCCCTCGGCACCGGGTTCGCGGCGCTGTTCGGCTACCTCGGCGGCTGGTCGGCGTTCCGCGCATCGGTCTGGATGCTGGGCGTCGTATGGGAGCTGGACCGGTCCCGGCAGGTGCAGGCCGACCTCGCCGTCGCCGAGGAACGGCTGCGGTTCGCCCGCGACCTGCACGACGTCCTGGGCCGCAACCTGTCCGTCATCGCCGTCAAGAGCGAGCTGGCCGCCGCGCTGGCCCGGCGCGGCCGCGACGACGCGGGCGACGAGATGATGGCCGTGCGCGACATCGCGCAGGAGTCGCTGCGCGAGGTCCGCGACGTCGTGCGCGGCTACCGCGAGGTCGACCTGACGACCGAGCTGGCCGGCGCCCGGTCGGTGCTGCGGTCGGCCGGCGTGGCGACGCGGGTGGTCGGCGAGGTCGACGCGCTGCCGCCCGACGTGCAGGCCGTGCTCGGCTGGGTGGCCCGCGAGGGGACCACCAACGTGCTGCGGCACAGCGCGGCGGCGACCTGTGTCATCACGCTGGCGCGCGAGGATGGCTGCGTGACGCTGACGATGGAGAACGACGGCGCGTTCGCTTTGTCCGCTGAGTCGAGGTCGGATGCCGGGTCCGGGCTGTCTGGGCTGGCCGAACGGCTGCGCGAGCTCGGCGGGTCGCTGGCGGCCGACCGGCTCGACGGCGACCGGTTCCGGCTGGCCGCGCGGGTGCCGTCTGTTGCCGCTGCTGGGGAGGCGTCGTGATCCGCGTCCTACTCGCCGATGACGAGAACCTGATCCGGTCCGCGCTGCGGGCGCTGCTGTCGCTGGAGGACGGCATCGAGGTCGTCGCCGAGGCCGCCACCGCCGACGAGGCGCTCGCGATGGCCCGCTCGTTCTCCCCGGACGTCGCGGTGCTGGACCTGCAGCTGCCTGACCGCGACGGCATCGCGCTGGCCGCCGAGCTGCACGCGTCGGTGCCCGGCTGCCGGACGATGATCGTCACCAGCCACGGCCGGCCGGGCTATTTGAAGCGGGCGCTGGCCGCGGGGGTGGGCGGTTTCCTCCCCAAGACGGTGTCGGCCTCGGTGCTGGCGCAGGTGGTCCGGACGGTGCACGCCGGCGGCCGGTACGTCGACCCCGAGCTGGCCGCCGAGGCGATCAGCGCCGGCGACAGCCCGCTGACGGCGCGCGAGTCGGACGTCCTCGAGCTGGCCGCGGAGGGTGCGCCGGTCGAGGAGATCGCGCGCCGGGCCGCGCTGACGCCCGGGACCGTGCGCAACTACCTCTCGTCGGCGGCGTCGAAGCTGGGGGCCGCGAACCGCCACGAGGCCGTGCACGTCGCCCGTCGCCACGGCTGGATCTGATCGGCCCGCCCCCGCACCCGCCCGCCCCTCCGAGAAGTTGATCTTGGAGTAATGCCAGTATTCATCGGACATCCCGGACCGTAATTGCCCGCTTACTCCAAGATCAACTTCGGGGTGGGCGGGGGAGGCGGGACGACAGGCGGGGGAGCGGGCGCCAGGTCGGGGTCGTCCGCGGCGAAGGTGTGGATGGGGCCGGGCGGGGTGGAGGCGGTCTCGAAGCGGACGGTGACCCGGCCCCGTCCCGACCCCCACACCCAGCCGGGACCGTGCGCCGCGTGCACGACGTCCATGCCGGGGGACCAGGAGGGGCGCTCGTGCAGGGCCTCCTCGACCTGGACGTCGGGCTCCTCCTCGGCCGGTGGCTCGGCGGCGTCGGTGACGAAGAGGTCGTCCTGCACCCAGTCGGACAGCCCTGACACGCCGACCCCGAGCAGCCGGACGCCGCCGGTGGTGTCGACGTCGGACAGCAGGCGGGTCGCGACGCGGGACAGCACGCGCACGTCGTCGGCCGGGGCCGGCAGGGTGGCCGACCGCGACAGCGTGGTGAAGTCGTGCAGCCGCGTCTTCACGGTGATCGTCCGCCCGGACAGCCCGGCCTTGACCAGCCGCCCGGCCACCCGTTCGGCCAGCCGGGCGACGATCGCCGCCAGCAGCGCAGGGTCGGTGAGGTCGCGGTCGAAGGTGTCCTCGACGCTGACGGACTTGGACTCGCGGTCGGTGCTGACCGGGCGGTCGTCCTGGGCGAGCGACAGCCGGTGCAGGGAGCGGCCGTGCGACTCGCCGAGCAGGTCGACGAGGTCGGGCTCGGTGATACGGGCGAGGTCGCCGATGGTCTTGACGCCGAACCGGGCGAGCCGGGCGGCGGTCGCCGGGCCGACGCCGGGCAGGGCGCGGATCGGCAGCGGGTGCAGCAGGTCGAGCTCCGTGCCCGGCTCGATGACCACCAGGCCGTCGGGTTTCGCCTGCTCGGAGGCGATCTTGGCCATCAGCTTGGATGCGGCGACGCCGACGGAGGCCGTCACCCCGGTCTCATCGACGATGGTCGATCGGAGCTCGCCGGCCACCGCCCGTACCTCGTCGGCCGACGACGGCACGCCGGCGGCGCTCCCGGCGAGGTCGACGAACGCCTCGTCCAGCGACAGCGGCTCGACCACCGGCGACAACTCTCGCAGCCGGGCCATGACGACCGCGCTGACCGCCCGGTAGACGCCGAACCGGCCGGACAGGTAGGCGGCGTTCGGGCAGCGCGACCGCGCCTCGCTCATCGACATCGCCGACCGGACCCCGAACACGCGCGCCTCGTAGGACGCCGTCGACACCACGCCGCGCGCCCCCAGCCCGCCCACGATGACCGGTTTGCCCCGTAGCGACGGCTTGTCGCGCTGCTCGACGGAGGCGAAGAATGCGTCCAGGTCGAGATGGAGGACGCGCATGTCCCGATCGTCGCACGCCACACCGACATACGCGCCGATGGCTGAGGTACGGTTGCGCCGCGACCCGGAGTTCACGCCGGCCCGTCATGTCAGGAGTAGGCGAGAGAAGGTTCCGATGACCGCGATCGTCGTGGGCTACGTCCCCAAGTCCGAGGGCCGGGCCGCACTGCGCCGGGCCGCCGAGGAGGCGCGGCTGCGGGGCGCGCGGCTGATCGTCGTCAACTCCGCCCGGGGCGGGCGTGACTTCGACGACGACGACGCCATCAAGGCCGACGCCGAGCTGGCCACCGTCAGCCAGCAGCTCAAGGACGCCGGCATCGAGGCCGAGGTGCGCCAGCTGGTGCGCGGCATGGACGTGGCCGAGGACCTGATCGCGGTGGCCGAGGAGAACGCGGCCGATTTCATCGTCATCGGCCTGCGCCGCCGCAGCCCGGTCGGTAAGTTGATCTTGGGAAGCAACGCCCAGCGTATCCTGTTGGATGCACCGTGCCCTGTCTTGGCGGTCAAGGCAGAGGACGTGGATTGAGAAGGGTTCCCCCGACGTGACGACGTTGTACCTAGCGGGCGACCCCGCGGCCGACGCGCTGCTGGCGCGCGACCCGTTCGCGCTGCTCACCGGCATGCTGCTGGACCAGCAGGTGCCCATGGAGAAGGCCTTCTCCGGCCCGGCGGTCATCGCCGAGCGCATGGGCGGCGTCGACCACCTCGACCCCGCGGCCATCGCCGCCCACGATCCCGAGGCGTTCGCCGAGATCTTCTCCCGCACGCCGGCCGTGCATCGGTTCCCGGGGTCCATGGCCGGGCGGGTGCAGAAGGTCGCGGCGTACGTCGCCGAGCACTACGGCAACGACGCGGCGAACATCTGGGCCGGCACCACCACCGGCGTTGAGCTGTTGAAGCGGCTCAAGGCGCTGCCCGGGTTCGGCGAGCAGAAGGCCAAGATCATGGTCGCGCTGCTGGGCAAGCAGATCGGCGTGCGGCCCGACGGCTGGCGCGAGGCGGCCGGCGACTACGGCGTCGAGGGCGCCACCCGGTCGGTGGCCGACGTCGTCGACGCCGACACCCTGACCCAGGTGCGGGCGACGAAGCGGGAGATCAAGCGTGCGGCGAAGGCCTAGCGGTAATGCGACCGGCTGACGCGCAGCGCCTGCTCGGTGCGCTGGCCGGCGTCGACGCGCCCGTGGGATTCGCCGTCTTCGACGAGGAGCACCGGTTCCTCGCCATCAACGCCGCCCTGGCGGAGCGGTCCGGCAAGGGCATCGCCGACCACCTCGGGCGGGCGCCGGCCGAGGTGCTGCCGCCGGAACTGGCCGCGCACACCGACGAGATGATCGAGCGGGTCCTGCGCACCGGCGAGGCGGTCGAGGCCGAGGAGCCGGCCGTCTCGGGGCGCACCGACACCTATCACCTGCACTCGTCCTGGTACCTGGTCGACGAGGGCCGCGGCCGCGAGGTCGCCATGTTCGTCGTCGACGACACCTCCCACCAGCGCGCCATCTCGTCGCTGCGCCGCAGCCGGGCCCGCAACGCGCGGCTGCTCGAGGTGTCCGACGTCCTGTCGCGGGCCGTGACGGTGCGCGAGGTGGCCGACGGCGCCGCCGCGCTGGGCCGGCGCAACGTCCAGGCGCTGCGCACCGCCGTCACGCTGATCGGCCCCAACGCGCGGCCGTACCCCGTCACCACCGGGCTCGGCGAGGGCGAGGACGTCCCCGTCTGGCCGCACCAGGCCGTCACGCCGACCGACGAGGTGCTGCGCAGCGGCTGGCCGATGTTCCTCGGCAGCCGCGAGCGCGCCCGTGCGGCCGCGCCCGGCGACCCCGTCTTCGGCGATTTCCTCGACCGCACCGACGAACGCGCCTGGGCGGTGCTGCCGCTGGCCGGCGAGGAGGGCTGCGTCGGCGCCGTCCGGTTCTCCTTCGCCACGGAGCAGGACTTCGACTCCGACCAGTGCCGGTTCCTGCGCGCCGTCGCCCAGCAGTGCTCGCTGGCGTTCGCCCGGGCCCGGCTGTTCGAGCGGGAGCGGACGGCGGCCGCGTCGCTCAGCCAGGGGCTGCTGCCGCGGCGGCTGCCGACGGTGGCCGGCGTCGAGCTGGCGGCGCGCAGCCGCACCGACGTCGGCGAGCACTCCGTCGGCGGCGACTGGTACGACGCGCTGGTCATGCCCGACGGCGAGCTGGGCCTGGTGGTCGGCGACGTCATGGGCCACGGCGTCACGGCGGCCAGCGCCATGGGCGAGATGCGGGCGGCGCTGCGGGCGCTGGCGCTCACCGACCCCGACCCCGCGGCGGTGCTCGGCGGGCTGGACCGCCTGGTCGAGCGCGACGACGCCGTCGAGATGGTCACCGTCGTGTACGCCCTGGTCGACCCCGTCAACGGGACCGTCCGGGTCGGCGACGCCGGGCACCTGCCGCTGATCCGCATCCCCGAGGTCGGCGCCGTCGAGCTGGTCGACGCCGGCGCCGGCACCACGCCGATCGGCGTCACCGAGCCGCGGTCGACGCAGTCGGTGCGGTTGTGGCCCGGCGACGTGCTGATCGCGTTCACCGACGGTCTGATCGAGTCCAGGGTGCGGTCGCTGGAGGAAGGCTTCGCCCAGTTGCTGCGCTGCCTGGAGGAACAGCGCGGCGTCCCGCTCGAGCAGTTGCTCGACGCCGTCGTGCGGCGCATGCAGATCGACGGCGCCGCCGACGATCAGACGATTCTCGCGCTACGGTGGGCCGGGCGGTGAGACATCGGCGTGGGCGGCGGCCTTTCGGGATGAACAGGACCCGTGTGCTGTGCCACAATGATGTGTTGCCGTCGCCACCTCGCGTACTGCGCTGCCCTTAACCAAAGACATCGAGAGGTCGTACGTGTCGTCGAGCTCGTCCAGCACCAAGAACGCCCGGATCCTGGAGCTGCCGTCGGTCCAGGCGCTTGTCACCCAGGGACGGAAGTCGGGCTCGGTCACCGCTGAAGATGTCCGGGTCGCCTGCGGTGCCGCCGACCTGGCGATGAAAGAGAGCCGGTTCGTCGTCGAGCATTTGAAGTCGACCGGTATTACCGTCGAGGTAGCGGCGGCGGACTCGCGGAGTCCGCGCAAGCGTGTCGCTGCGGCGACGTCCACCCGTTCGACAGCGGTGGCGACCGCGGCAGCCAAGAAGACCGAGCCGGCGGCCAGGAAAGGCGAGGGATCTGTGAAAACGGCGGTGAAGAAGGCGAAGGCCGACGTCCACGACACGGCTGGTGCGGGCCTAGCTGAGGAGGCCGCCGCGGCGGCGCCCAAGGGCCGGGGCCGCAAGAAGGCCGTCAAGGCGGCCGACGCGCCGGCCAAGGAGGCCGGCGCCGCCGGCCCCGACGGCGAACCCGACCCCGGCGAACTGGCCGCCGAGGAAGCCAAGATCGAGGACGAGGGCTTCATCCTCTCCGAGGACGACGACACCGACGAGCCCGAGCAGCAGGTCGCCGTCGCCGGCGCCACGGCCGACCCGGTCAAGGACTACCTCAAGCAGATCGGCAAGGTCCCGCTGCTGAACGCCGGCGAGGAGGTCGAGC is from Jiangella alkaliphila and encodes:
- a CDS encoding S8 family serine peptidase; this encodes MAHPPRRTRLVVALASAAALAAASTAVAAPGGLAPPSPRDFADGSYVVVLTGSPAAGYEGGVRGLAATAPGDGERLRAGDRAVRDYRAHLDARQDELADGVGAEPLYQYTVAVNGFAAELTAAQAAELAADPQVLAVVPDTPRAADTVASPEFLGLTGDDGVWAALGGTTEAGQGVVVGVIDTGIWPENASFTGPELGDRPTGEVGVAYRTSDTGTAVRKANGDTFTGACEPGENWTADLCNGKLVSARYYEDGFVANVPPEHGDPNEHLSTRDGDGHGSHTASTAAGNHGVPMSVNGRQFGAGSGMAPGASIAAYKVCWQDDDAETGGCYPSDSVAAIDQAILDGVDVINYSISGATDTLVDPVELAFLSAASANIFVAVSAGNSGPGASTVAHNSPWVTTVAASTHQIYEGTIELGDGRRFRGSMISDAGVPEQTPLVYARDIAADGVEPDEAALCAPSSLDAAAAAGAVVICDRGVYDRVAKSAEVRRASGVGVVLGNLDPAETLNADFHALPTVHVGAEDAAAVREYAAADGATAALLTGDRTDLPPTPKPVLAGFSARGPALANGGDLLKPDLSAPGVDVLAAVAPGPHNGNDFDFLSGTSMASPHVAGLAALIRAEHPEWSAPAIRSAMMTTAYDLVVASGAPDRDRFHAGAGHVDPARFLDPGLVYESGTADWLAFLEGTGEDSGIPGVEPIDPSDLNQPSIAIGALAGRQTVTRTVIAVTPGLYRATVDVPGFTARVTPSVLYFGRPGQSKTFEVTLTRTRAALDEYAHGTLTWSGGGTTVRSPIVARPVAVAAPAEVAGTGADGSVTYPVTTSTTGDVDLTLRGLAPGDVTDGSLTPGEAPDPAGNTSSRLVEFEVPEGTTLARFDLVAAQESADYDLYVYGPDGAELPVNGATGAASERVDLTAPEPGTYQALVHMFSSPDGSAVDFSLRTFAVGADATGTATVSPDPLPARAGEPADVTVAWTGLEPGVPYLGLVGYAATSSTTVVAVD
- a CDS encoding SRPBCC family protein, coding for MSDSPDRAPAALRIVRTFDAPATAVFDAWTSEEVLRRWWRPERDWETPEAEVDLRIGGPFRVTMRNPHDGAENSGGGEFTDIDRPHRLAFTWTWDDTPGRRQFGR
- a CDS encoding VOC family protein — encoded protein: MARGVPGAGVRPRSGSATRPGRWRRRFYETKLGLSAEEQPDESRVYPCGDGSSLHVYLSPAHAGKATATLATWTVPDVAEMVAELTAGGVTFERYDDPALASDAQGVHDFGAGRVAWFKDPDGNTFALEQ
- a CDS encoding ArsR/SmtB family transcription factor; amino-acid sequence: MVNDPYRALAHPIRRGIVERLAGGSTTVGEATRDFDVSKPAITKHLKVLEEAGVVTRVVDGRTHRLELEMTKLAEPGEWIAAQRTRWERLFDVVGDYLDERKESR
- a CDS encoding sensor histidine kinase; translated protein: MSTVTRWWERRSELQRFDLYTRGTLYSMLAASPLAGLFLASAGTGGPSAPAVLTFIAVLAGQAAVAFMVLRAGLEWFLGRGPWPYRWTVALLVATVAAAGAALAVFGWDAPPEPGVTDGVVTAFAIVLAAGIAVGALTTRIASPQLMVLASVIGGAVVVAGLLSDWPRQSALGTGFAALFGYLGGWSAFRASVWMLGVVWELDRSRQVQADLAVAEERLRFARDLHDVLGRNLSVIAVKSELAAALARRGRDDAGDEMMAVRDIAQESLREVRDVVRGYREVDLTTELAGARSVLRSAGVATRVVGEVDALPPDVQAVLGWVAREGTTNVLRHSAAATCVITLAREDGCVTLTMENDGAFALSAESRSDAGSGLSGLAERLRELGGSLAADRLDGDRFRLAARVPSVAAAGEAS
- a CDS encoding ABC transporter permease, yielding MSALTLSGTPRRVRSLAVAELKLLVRNRTAVFTAVGLPVLSVLGLNAIGIGEEGDVPVAALAVIMLAGFSLLYVVYYNLVTAYVARREEHVLKRLRVGELTDAEILAGTALPSVVVAVVQIVLTWAVAAVAFGIDLPVNAVLILAGLLVGVVVFVLLAAVSTTFTRNVETAQLSTLPLLFACMIFSGIIGPRDSLPEGVQAVAQLLPLSPLVDLIRLGLSGVAPDGDTVDFAASWTEAAVPAVIAVAWVGLGVWAVRRWFRWEPRS
- a CDS encoding ABC transporter ATP-binding protein, which gives rise to MADVVEVSDVRRSFGDYEAVRGVTFTVARGELFALLGTNGAGKTSTLEVVEGLARPSGGWIRVLGRDPYADRAAVRPRIGVMLQQGGFPADLTVTETAVMWAGTLTAPRPVAEALELVDLAHRAGVPVKQLSGGERRRLDLAVAVLGRPDVLFLDEPTTGLDPESRRNTWQLVRQLLEDGVTVLLTTHYLDEAEELADRLAIMHRGRIVRTGTVAEVVASQPATVAFALPPAVTRDRLPELPGTLVLDHGGRVELHTDTMQATLTGLLLWAREHGVELRDLSARPASLEQAFLAVASSEPDAQAERAEVAA